The following coding sequences lie in one Apium graveolens cultivar Ventura chromosome 1, ASM990537v1, whole genome shotgun sequence genomic window:
- the LOC141664910 gene encoding epoxide hydrolase 1-like encodes METIEHQLVSVNGITMHVAEKGKGPVVLFLHGFPELWYTWRRQILAFAALGYRAVAPDLRGYGDTDAPEAVARYTCHHIVGDVVALIESFGVEKVFVVGHDWGAMIGWYLCLFRPDLVTAFVSLTVDFRPRNPRWKPVQAMKAFFGGDYYMCRFQEPEIEAEIKKYGTANYIKKVMASRKPGPPCLPKTNPFGNPDTDTPVALPSWFSEEDLKYYVNKFEHKGFSGPLNYYRTLDLSWELTAPWTGSKVKVPVKFMVGDEDVIYTTPGVKEYVHGPSFKKDVPLLEDIVILEGVAHFLHQEKPEAVNAYIHNFINKF; translated from the exons ATGGAAACCATAGAGCACCAACTAGTGAGTGTGAATGGCATAACCATGCATGTTGCCGAGAAAGGAAAAGGACCCGTGGTCCTCTTCCTTCACGGCTTCCCTGAACTTTGGTACACATGGCGCCGCCAGATCCTAGCCTTTGCTGCCTTAGGCTATCGAGCTGTTGCTCCCGATCTTCGCGGTTATGGTGACACAGATGCTCCGGAAGCAGTGGCAAGATACACTTGTCACCATATAGTGGGTGATGTAGTGGCTCTTATTGAGTCATTTGGAGTTGAGAAGGTTTTTGTTGTTGGACATGACTGGGGTGCCATGATAGGGTGGTACTTGTGCCTGTTTAGGCCTGATTTGGTCACCGCTTTCGTGTCGCTTACTGTGGATTTCCGGCCAAGGAATCCGAGGTGGAAGCCTGTTCAAGCAATGAAAGCCTTCTTTGGTGGTGACTACTATATGTGCAGATTCCAG GAACCTGAGATAGAAGCTGAGATAAAGAAGTATGGAACTGCAAACTACATCAAGAAAGTCATGGCTAGTCGCAAACCAGGGCCTCCATGCTTGCCTAAAACAAACCCTTTCGGTAATCCTGATACTGACACTCCCGTGGCATTGCCTTCCTGGTTTTCCGAAGAGGATCTCAAATATTATGTCAACAAGTTTGAACACAAGGGCTTCTCCGGGCCACTAAACTACTACCGCACGTTGGATCT AAGCTGGGAGTTGACAGCTCCATGGACAGGATCAAAAGTTAAAGTACCTGTTAAATTTATGGTCGGAGACGAAGATGTGATTTACACGACACCGGGAGTCAAAGAATACGTGCACGGTCCAAGTTTTAAAAAGGATGTGCCATTGTTGGAGGACATTGTTATACTGGAAGGAGTTGCTCATTTCCTCCACCAAGAAAAACCAGAAGCAGTCAATGCCTACATTCACAATTTCATCAACAAGTTCTAA